Proteins encoded by one window of Flavobacterium sp. N502540:
- a CDS encoding ABC transporter permease: MKTGVDIQNYLPHRAPLLMVDLILDINSSFVETTFLIREDNIFVDNNIFIEAGLIENTAQTCSSIVGKKYFFDDDGTENENVNVIGFISAIKNLKIHALPKVNDTIITKANLVSKFAGDDYTLCTMSCESLVDDKLLLECEINLFIQQTISAIS, from the coding sequence ATGAAAACCGGAGTCGACATACAAAACTACCTACCCCACAGAGCACCATTGCTTATGGTGGATTTAATTTTGGATATAAATTCCAGTTTTGTAGAAACCACCTTTTTGATCCGTGAAGACAATATTTTTGTTGACAACAACATTTTTATTGAAGCCGGGCTCATCGAAAACACCGCACAAACCTGTTCCTCAATTGTAGGCAAAAAATATTTTTTTGACGATGACGGAACAGAAAATGAAAACGTAAATGTAATTGGTTTCATCAGTGCTATAAAGAATCTGAAAATACATGCACTGCCAAAAGTTAATGACACTATTATTACCAAAGCAAATTTAGTTTCAAAATTTGCGGGTGACGATTATACTTTATGCACCATGAGCTGCGAAAGTTTAGTTGATGACAAACTACTTTTAGAATGCGAAATTAATCTGTTCATTCAACAAACGATTTCGGCTATTTCATAA
- a CDS encoding beta-ketoacyl-ACP synthase III: protein MFEVYITKAAKYLPNEAISNDEMESYLGLINDAASKARRIILRNNKITTRYYAIDKSGKSTHNNAELTRNAILQLFDENFTALDLEVLSCGTSTPDIFLPSHAAMVHGLLKNKSVELNSSTGVCCAGMNSLKFGFLSVKSGNSKNAICTGSEKVSTWLNAQMYNHEAANLKNLEEQPIIAFKKDFLRWMLSDGAGAFLLENQPKGAISLKIEWMEAFSYAYELETCMYAGGDKLENGEIKAWSDYAPEQWLNESVFAIKQDVKLLDEFILSKGAESMKEAMDKNKITSDHVDYFIPHVSSNFFVEGLKKGLSEKGIGMADEKWFMNLSRVGNVGSASIYLALEELMNSGNLKKGERILLSVPESGRFSFAYAYLTVC, encoded by the coding sequence ATGTTTGAAGTATATATTACCAAAGCCGCAAAGTATTTGCCAAATGAAGCCATTTCTAATGATGAGATGGAAAGTTATCTGGGTCTCATTAATGATGCTGCCTCTAAAGCAAGACGTATTATTTTGCGCAATAATAAAATCACAACTCGTTATTACGCAATAGATAAGTCCGGGAAAAGCACGCACAACAACGCCGAGTTAACACGAAATGCAATTCTGCAATTGTTTGATGAAAACTTTACAGCACTGGATCTTGAAGTACTTTCATGCGGAACCTCAACACCTGATATCTTTCTTCCTTCACATGCTGCGATGGTACACGGTTTATTGAAAAACAAATCTGTAGAACTAAATTCTTCAACAGGAGTTTGCTGTGCAGGTATGAATTCTTTAAAATTTGGTTTTCTGTCTGTAAAATCAGGGAATTCAAAAAATGCAATTTGTACAGGATCTGAAAAAGTTTCGACCTGGCTCAATGCCCAAATGTACAACCACGAAGCTGCCAATTTGAAAAACTTGGAAGAGCAGCCCATCATTGCCTTCAAAAAAGATTTTTTACGATGGATGTTATCTGATGGTGCAGGAGCGTTTTTATTAGAAAACCAACCAAAAGGAGCAATCTCATTAAAAATTGAATGGATGGAAGCCTTTTCGTATGCTTACGAATTAGAAACCTGTATGTATGCCGGTGGTGATAAATTAGAAAATGGCGAAATCAAAGCCTGGAGCGATTATGCACCGGAGCAATGGTTAAACGAATCGGTTTTTGCCATCAAACAAGATGTAAAATTACTGGACGAGTTTATTCTTTCCAAAGGAGCAGAAAGTATGAAAGAGGCTATGGATAAAAACAAGATCACATCAGATCATGTCGATTATTTTATCCCTCACGTTTCTTCTAACTTTTTTGTGGAAGGACTAAAAAAAGGACTTAGTGAAAAAGGAATCGGTATGGCCGATGAAAAATGGTTCATGAATCTTTCAAGAGTTGGCAATGTTGGTTCTGCCTCTATTTACTTGGCTTTGGAAGAATTAATGAATTCAGGAAATTTGAAAAAAGGAGAACGTATTCTATTATCTGTCCCTGAAAGCGGAAGATTCTCTTTTGCGTATGCTTATTTAACTGTTTGCTAA